The following proteins are co-located in the Mesotoga sp. UBA6090 genome:
- a CDS encoding GNAT family N-acetyltransferase: MKLLTKTEKTTIKRFQNFERIDKEIGIDRIVEFLHTNLEEYGDDRSAIRRSMDYAFSDEKGKGGFVLVAMQGKEICGASVVNDTGMKGYIPEHILVYIAVDKAVRGAGIGKRLLEQIKTLCNGDIALHVEQNNPARFLYKKMGFKTKYAEMRFAQE; this comes from the coding sequence TTGAAGTTGCTTACAAAGACTGAAAAGACAACGATTAAACGATTCCAGAATTTCGAAAGAATCGACAAAGAGATAGGAATCGACAGAATTGTCGAATTTCTTCACACTAATCTGGAAGAATACGGTGACGATAGATCTGCTATCAGAAGATCAATGGACTATGCCTTCTCCGATGAAAAGGGTAAAGGTGGATTTGTTCTGGTAGCCATGCAGGGAAAAGAGATCTGTGGAGCCTCTGTGGTGAATGACACGGGGATGAAAGGATATATACCGGAACACATCCTCGTCTATATTGCTGTCGACAAGGCAGTGAGAGGGGCCGGTATTGGAAAGAGGCTGTTGGAACAGATAAAAACGCTTTGCAACGGTGATATAGCGCTTCATGTCGAACAGAACAATCCCGCAAGATTTCTGTACAAGAAAATGGGCTTCAAGACAAAGTATGCCGAGATGCGGTTTGCTCAAGAATAA
- a CDS encoding DUF2087 domain-containing protein has product MESSELFWESSIEELEAGYKLLDGAYICLLCGKSFEEGLIYRISGDKLMDAERAVKEHIAIDHRSSFDSFLQLDRKYTGLSEQQQTMMQYFYEGVGDKDISKRLGLTQSTVRNYRFRLKEKARQAKIFLVLHHMMEKSFNEEDRIVDVHRSATMIDERYSVTESERLERLSRFFNENGELIRFPKKEKDKIIVLREIVRVFKPGLNYSEEQANEMLKAFYDDYVLLRRYLIEYGLIDRKPDGSAYWLVF; this is encoded by the coding sequence ATGGAATCGTCTGAACTTTTCTGGGAAAGTAGTATCGAAGAACTGGAGGCCGGTTACAAGCTCCTGGACGGGGCTTATATTTGTCTCTTATGCGGGAAGTCTTTCGAGGAAGGATTGATATATCGAATCAGCGGCGATAAACTTATGGACGCTGAGAGAGCTGTTAAGGAGCACATTGCAATAGACCACAGATCTTCCTTTGATTCATTTTTGCAGCTAGATAGAAAATACACTGGACTCTCGGAACAACAGCAGACCATGATGCAGTATTTCTACGAAGGTGTGGGTGATAAGGACATCTCGAAACGCCTGGGATTGACACAATCTACAGTAAGGAACTATCGTTTCAGACTCAAGGAAAAAGCAAGACAGGCAAAAATCTTCCTGGTTCTCCACCACATGATGGAGAAAAGCTTTAACGAAGAAGACAGAATAGTTGACGTTCATAGAAGTGCTACTATGATCGACGAACGCTATTCAGTAACTGAATCTGAGCGGCTCGAACGCCTATCAAGATTCTTCAATGAGAATGGTGAGCTTATCAGGTTCCCGAAGAAAGAGAAGGACAAGATAATCGTCTTAAGGGAAATTGTCAGAGTCTTCAAACCCGGTCTCAATTATAGTGAAGAACAAGCCAACGAAATGCTGAAAGCATTCTATGATGACTACGTTCTTCTGAGAAGATATCTGATCGAATATGGACTGATCGACAGGAAACCGGACGGTAGCGCTTACTGGCTGGTATTCTAA
- a CDS encoding GNAT family N-acetyltransferase, translating into MQIAGYSKEYTEQMLRIQRVYEMEHPLAERFAFEDLKNPLLNGRKNIFLAVDNGRVVGFLRFLTRQNFSTAHFHHIWLDITVDEGADNNLMSLLYETALPSIVDTTSNFFPAAGTKICVRIADSESEKKDFFSNKGFAHWIDFEYMERDLKREISSHPFPSGLIISQMKPRKSPEILKYLLAEQSCFPDSPLEYKYLHYFFSRPEWKNEGLILASLDLKRNIAGSVMLYPDNTDNSKFHTEEIFVVERWRNKGLARALLAESLKYLKKKGKDRAFLSVTSDRTSAKRLYEEAGFRFLYKREVLTLKI; encoded by the coding sequence ATGCAAATAGCAGGCTACTCGAAGGAATACACAGAACAGATGCTTCGCATTCAGCGTGTCTATGAAATGGAGCACCCTCTAGCGGAGAGATTCGCATTTGAAGATCTGAAGAACCCATTGCTGAATGGAAGAAAGAACATCTTCCTCGCTGTGGACAATGGACGTGTAGTAGGTTTCTTACGGTTTCTTACGAGACAGAATTTCAGTACAGCCCATTTCCATCACATCTGGCTTGATATAACTGTAGACGAAGGAGCTGACAATAACTTGATGTCGCTTCTTTATGAAACTGCGCTTCCTTCGATTGTGGATACGACCAGTAACTTCTTTCCTGCAGCGGGAACGAAAATTTGTGTCAGAATTGCCGACAGCGAGAGTGAAAAAAAGGATTTCTTCTCCAACAAGGGCTTCGCTCACTGGATAGACTTCGAGTATATGGAAAGAGACTTGAAAAGAGAAATTAGCTCTCACCCATTTCCATCAGGTCTTATAATCTCTCAAATGAAGCCGAGGAAGTCGCCAGAAATCCTGAAATACCTCCTGGCAGAGCAATCCTGTTTTCCAGACTCACCTCTCGAGTACAAGTATCTCCACTATTTCTTCAGCAGACCTGAGTGGAAGAATGAAGGTCTTATCCTTGCCTCACTGGACCTAAAACGGAATATCGCAGGAAGCGTCATGCTTTACCCGGACAATACTGACAATTCAAAGTTTCACACCGAAGAGATCTTCGTTGTCGAAAGATGGAGGAATAAAGGCCTTGCAAGAGCGCTTCTGGCTGAGTCTCTGAAGTACCTTAAGAAAAAGGGAAAGGACAGAGCCTTTCTCTCGGTCACTTCGGACCGCACTTCAGCAAAGAGATTGTACGAAGAAGCCGGATTCAGATTTCTTTACAAGAGAGAAGTACTGACTCTCAAGATCTGA
- a CDS encoding TIGR00153 family protein translates to MKGIGGSNGFVSILKPGGGPLMFFGKKEMAIIQLFNEHLDFISRTLENLEKVFLASQNDDLSSVEIYSEEVRKMESAADAKRREMENSMYQGAFLPNFRGDFLGLAESFDKVANEAENVVDQIVLQHLVIPSELKTDLLKQVQLAAETFEAAKEAAVNLFQELSVAEEKIKETERLENTEDSHERALVKKIFEMNLSLAEKRQLRELVLSIGDIANLSEDCSDRMEIIVLKRRV, encoded by the coding sequence GTGAAAGGAATCGGAGGCTCTAATGGATTTGTCAGTATATTGAAGCCCGGAGGTGGACCTCTAATGTTTTTTGGTAAGAAAGAAATGGCGATCATTCAGCTGTTTAATGAGCATCTGGATTTCATATCGAGAACCCTGGAAAACCTTGAAAAGGTCTTTCTTGCCAGCCAGAATGATGATTTATCTTCTGTGGAGATCTATTCGGAAGAGGTGCGAAAAATGGAGTCGGCCGCCGATGCAAAGAGACGCGAAATGGAAAACTCGATGTATCAGGGAGCGTTCCTCCCGAATTTCCGTGGCGACTTCCTAGGTCTTGCAGAGTCTTTCGACAAAGTCGCAAATGAGGCGGAGAACGTGGTTGATCAGATTGTATTGCAGCATCTCGTAATACCTTCTGAGTTGAAAACAGACCTCTTGAAACAGGTTCAGCTTGCAGCAGAGACGTTTGAGGCAGCCAAGGAGGCGGCAGTAAATCTCTTCCAAGAGCTAAGTGTCGCTGAAGAAAAGATAAAGGAAACGGAACGCCTCGAGAATACTGAGGATAGTCATGAGCGGGCGCTTGTGAAGAAGATTTTCGAGATGAATCTCTCACTCGCTGAGAAAAGGCAGCTCCGCGAACTTGTTCTCTCAATTGGAGATATTGCGAATCTCTCTGAGGACTGCTCCGATCGTATGGAGATAATTGTTCTTAAGAGAAGAGTGTGA
- a CDS encoding inorganic phosphate transporter, with the protein MFFAIIPAIVFGWALGANDAANVYGTAVTSGLVKYRLAVVLSAIFILIGALLEGSRGLETISSVSSQTLLTASVSTIGAAISMTLMTYLGIPSSSSQAMMGAILGIGILNSTVDWSVLTKVVICWITTPIGAAIGSFLLYKIFAVMFRRIKTVQAQDLSLKIGALIIGAYGSYALGANNVANVTGPFVGIIPLEVAALVGGLSIALGVLTFSKRVMYTVGKQITSLDHFSAVIATFSQAITVWIYALIGVPVSTSQAIVGAVIGAGLARGSRDINYKILRNIALGWLQTPLIAGLVSLGLYLLIKAVGGLF; encoded by the coding sequence ATGTTCTTTGCGATAATTCCGGCCATTGTTTTCGGCTGGGCATTAGGGGCAAATGACGCTGCAAATGTCTATGGTACGGCGGTTACTTCGGGACTTGTGAAATACCGCCTGGCTGTGGTGTTGTCCGCAATATTCATACTAATAGGCGCTCTTCTAGAAGGTTCAAGGGGTCTTGAGACCATTTCCAGCGTCAGTAGCCAGACGCTCCTCACTGCTTCCGTAAGCACCATTGGCGCGGCGATCTCGATGACGTTAATGACTTACTTGGGAATCCCATCTTCTTCATCTCAGGCAATGATGGGGGCAATTCTGGGAATCGGAATACTTAACTCCACGGTGGATTGGTCTGTACTTACGAAAGTTGTGATCTGCTGGATAACAACACCAATCGGAGCCGCAATCGGTTCCTTCCTTCTATACAAGATCTTTGCAGTAATGTTCAGAAGAATAAAGACCGTTCAGGCTCAAGATCTTTCCTTGAAAATTGGAGCTCTCATAATTGGCGCGTATGGTTCCTACGCCTTGGGTGCGAACAATGTTGCGAATGTTACAGGACCCTTTGTCGGAATAATACCCCTGGAGGTAGCTGCACTTGTAGGGGGACTGAGTATTGCTCTCGGCGTACTTACTTTCAGCAAGAGGGTTATGTACACCGTCGGAAAGCAGATCACATCACTCGACCACTTCTCAGCTGTGATTGCTACCTTTTCTCAAGCGATTACTGTGTGGATCTATGCCTTGATTGGCGTGCCGGTCTCGACCTCACAGGCCATTGTTGGAGCGGTGATCGGTGCCGGGCTGGCAAGAGGTTCAAGAGACATCAATTACAAGATTCTTCGAAACATCGCTCTTGGTTGGCTGCAGACGCCTTTAATTGCCGGTTTAGTCTCCCTTGGCCTCTATCTGCTCATAAAAGCTGTCGGGGGCCTTTTCTGA
- a CDS encoding metallophosphoesterase, whose protein sequence is MKRLKIWLVVAGIIAYVFLIEPNILTVERLTFSEEPSAKIAFFADIHIWTKKPIYDHLLERLVEEGVDLILFGGDVLSPYTDMEYMKSYFSELARIAPVYAVYGNWEESETDVMGKIYEELGINVVHTRSAIIQIADKKLGLTGTPSHHYFSWTRFLPEDNYDLKILMVHAPNLLEEHMDILEGYDLVLAGHTHGGQFYIPWLTEAILKTSRGFSGDYFRGLYETDGTKIFVTRGVGGWFPGRLASPPEIIFIEF, encoded by the coding sequence TTGAAGCGTTTGAAGATCTGGTTGGTAGTTGCCGGCATAATCGCCTACGTTTTTTTGATAGAACCAAACATCCTGACGGTCGAAAGGCTTACTTTCTCGGAAGAACCTTCGGCGAAAATTGCTTTCTTTGCCGATATTCACATCTGGACGAAGAAACCTATTTACGATCATCTTCTTGAAAGGCTCGTCGAAGAAGGGGTAGATCTGATTCTTTTTGGGGGCGATGTTTTGTCGCCTTACACAGATATGGAGTACATGAAAAGTTACTTCTCCGAACTTGCCAGAATAGCGCCGGTGTATGCCGTGTACGGCAACTGGGAAGAATCGGAAACTGACGTGATGGGGAAGATCTATGAGGAACTGGGGATAAACGTGGTCCATACTCGTTCGGCAATAATCCAGATTGCAGACAAGAAACTGGGATTGACAGGGACTCCGTCTCACCATTACTTTTCATGGACAAGATTTCTACCCGAAGACAATTACGATCTAAAGATACTGATGGTACACGCGCCAAATCTGCTTGAAGAACACATGGACATTCTAGAGGGGTATGACCTGGTACTGGCCGGACATACACATGGTGGTCAGTTCTATATACCCTGGTTGACCGAGGCTATACTGAAGACTTCAAGGGGATTTAGCGGGGACTACTTCAGAGGTCTCTACGAAACCGACGGAACAAAGATCTTCGTGACCAGGGGAGTCGGAGGATGGTTTCCGGGAAGATTGGCAAGTCCTCCCGAGATCATATTCATCGAGTTCTAA
- a CDS encoding glycosyltransferase, with translation MTSLLFQSISITLFLGMMFVISVSNAILMKKISRFEGILHGPLVSVLIPARNEEKNISRCVYSLLNQDYRNLELIVLDDSSSDATLQILESMTSEFSNLRVIKGEALPEGWLGKHWACHQLAREAKGEILLFTDADTVHASSTVSHAIGVMIGEKTDLLTAIVKERTDTLGELITIPFMIHSVFSIFPLAIAYGKRFKSLAVTSGQFMMFRKQSYLSIGGHEAVKDHGVDDISLGRLIKKAGMKWRLYDASDLVECKMYDGFKAAYFGFLKNYFSLFDYRIIPAAFVWSWMLTLDFFPLIVALLFIFGVAIPESAGILSLISLTLSFSMWFFASAKFSLRPLVIFLYPLITIISSIIGFHSIIVHLCGAAKWKGRVLVKKKSRLFL, from the coding sequence ATGACCTCTCTCCTCTTTCAGTCAATATCGATTACCCTATTCCTGGGGATGATGTTTGTAATTTCAGTCTCTAATGCGATACTGATGAAAAAGATCAGCCGTTTCGAAGGAATTCTCCACGGCCCTTTGGTTTCCGTACTGATTCCCGCTAGAAACGAAGAGAAAAACATCTCGAGGTGCGTTTACTCCCTTCTGAATCAAGATTACCGCAATCTCGAATTAATCGTACTCGACGACAGCTCATCCGACGCCACACTCCAAATCCTTGAATCAATGACAAGCGAGTTTAGCAACCTCAGAGTAATTAAGGGAGAAGCTTTGCCCGAAGGATGGCTTGGAAAGCACTGGGCATGCCACCAGCTTGCAAGAGAAGCGAAGGGAGAGATCCTACTTTTTACAGACGCCGATACCGTTCACGCTTCCTCCACAGTTTCTCACGCGATAGGCGTCATGATTGGAGAAAAAACGGATCTGTTGACGGCCATTGTCAAGGAGAGGACAGATACGCTAGGTGAATTGATAACTATACCATTCATGATTCACAGTGTCTTCTCGATCTTTCCACTCGCAATCGCATATGGCAAGAGGTTTAAATCACTCGCGGTAACAAGCGGTCAGTTCATGATGTTCAGAAAACAATCCTATCTCTCAATCGGAGGCCATGAGGCAGTGAAGGACCACGGGGTCGATGATATCTCTCTTGGCAGACTGATAAAAAAGGCAGGAATGAAATGGAGATTGTACGATGCTTCCGATCTTGTAGAGTGCAAAATGTATGATGGATTCAAAGCTGCATATTTTGGGTTTCTTAAAAACTACTTCTCCCTCTTTGACTACAGAATCATTCCCGCGGCCTTTGTTTGGAGTTGGATGCTAACTTTAGATTTCTTTCCTCTCATAGTAGCTTTACTATTCATCTTTGGAGTTGCTATTCCAGAGTCTGCAGGAATTCTGTCTCTGATTAGTCTGACTCTCTCGTTCAGCATGTGGTTTTTCGCCAGCGCAAAGTTTTCACTCAGGCCCCTGGTGATTTTTTTGTATCCGCTAATCACGATCATCTCATCAATTATCGGATTCCATTCGATAATTGTTCACCTTTGTGGAGCTGCGAAATGGAAAGGTAGGGTGCTTGTAAAGAAGAAATCACGCTTATTTTTGTGA
- a CDS encoding glycerol-3-phosphate acyltransferase, producing MFILWTLIGFFSGSIMYSKIIYEKKTRQKISKIGDGNPGSSNVLRGAGLLLGLLAMALDYFKGYLPVLLALSIGGISGWEMVPVAVSPVLGHAFSPFLRMNGGKAVAVSFGIWSGLTQWVGPSIIGAFMLGFSFVINPRTDGWKVILSMCGLLIFLVIQMNTLAIFIWAINTSVLAFKHRNQLAFPIALKLRRKIK from the coding sequence ATGTTTATCCTGTGGACTCTCATTGGCTTTTTTTCTGGCTCCATAATGTATTCCAAAATAATATACGAAAAAAAGACTCGTCAAAAGATCTCGAAGATTGGCGACGGCAACCCGGGATCTTCCAATGTGTTAAGAGGAGCAGGGCTGTTACTCGGGCTTCTTGCAATGGCTCTCGACTATTTCAAGGGGTATCTGCCCGTGTTGCTTGCCCTCTCGATTGGAGGCATTTCCGGCTGGGAGATGGTACCCGTCGCAGTATCTCCGGTCCTGGGTCACGCTTTTTCACCCTTTCTGAGAATGAATGGAGGTAAGGCTGTGGCGGTCTCTTTCGGCATCTGGTCGGGTCTAACCCAATGGGTTGGACCTTCAATAATCGGAGCGTTCATGTTGGGGTTCTCGTTCGTCATAAATCCCAGGACCGATGGCTGGAAGGTAATTCTGAGCATGTGCGGTCTCCTAATCTTTCTCGTCATTCAAATGAACACCCTCGCTATCTTTATATGGGCGATTAACACTTCAGTTCTTGCTTTCAAACACAGAAATCAGCTTGCTTTTCCCATAGCACTCAAGCTTCGGAGGAAGATTAAATGA